One window from the genome of Tolypothrix sp. NIES-4075 encodes:
- a CDS encoding SGNH/GDSL hydrolase family protein, with protein MRDSYLLAASLLTGLVIPASTLPQLSMIQQENHPVLWNFKQASLPSVGEKIIPSVEISLPEFSKPLSPTKESLSSTVEEKIAPSAEISSPEFSNQVLSAPRESSFNVDSEPADRTLVSGKELYYQRLNALKTGQIYTRVDDDVQLLGRSSSKHQLTYQDWKTLLALEARAIATGQGANHLNVLVGDSLSMWFPARKLPTGKLWLNQGISGDTSSGVLKRLSFFSKTRPDVIYVMAGINDLRNGVSDETILRNHRRIIRTLKQSHPESLIIIQSILPTRQPKISNSRIRHLNEQLAEIAKEQQVNYLNIHNWFTDSEGNLREDLTTDGLHLSTRGYDVWRWALQQVETKMTANKSKRSLK; from the coding sequence ATGAGGGATTCTTATCTGTTGGCAGCAAGCTTGTTGACAGGATTGGTAATACCAGCATCTACTCTTCCACAGTTATCGATGATTCAACAAGAAAATCATCCAGTGCTGTGGAATTTCAAACAAGCTTCGCTGCCAAGTGTAGGTGAGAAAATCATCCCTAGTGTGGAAATCTCCTTACCAGAATTCAGCAAGCCGTTATCGCCAACAAAAGAAAGTTTGTCATCAACTGTAGAAGAGAAAATCGCCCCTAGTGCAGAAATCTCCTCACCAGAATTCAGCAATCAGGTATTGTCGGCGCCAAGAGAGTCATCATTTAACGTGGATTCCGAACCAGCAGATCGCACGCTGGTATCGGGTAAAGAACTTTATTACCAAAGATTAAATGCTCTGAAAACCGGTCAGATTTACACGCGAGTGGATGATGACGTGCAGCTGCTTGGACGATCGAGCAGTAAACATCAACTAACTTATCAGGATTGGAAAACTTTATTAGCCTTAGAAGCGAGAGCGATCGCTACTGGTCAAGGAGCAAATCATCTCAATGTTTTAGTTGGTGATTCTTTGAGTATGTGGTTTCCCGCTCGAAAATTGCCGACTGGGAAATTATGGCTGAATCAAGGAATATCTGGAGATACTTCCAGTGGTGTATTAAAAAGATTATCTTTCTTTTCTAAAACGCGACCGGATGTGATTTACGTCATGGCGGGAATCAACGATTTACGCAATGGTGTTAGTGATGAAACAATTTTGCGTAATCACCGCCGAATTATTCGTACACTAAAACAAAGTCATCCAGAAAGTTTAATAATCATCCAATCAATTTTGCCTACTCGCCAGCCGAAAATTTCTAATAGCCGAATTCGTCATCTTAACGAGCAACTTGCCGAAATTGCCAAAGAACAACAAGTAAATTATCTGAATATCCATAATTGGTTTACAGATTCTGAAGGCAATTTACGAGAAGATTTAACCACAGATGGGTTACATTTGTCAACCCGTGGGTATGATGTTTGGCGATGGGCACTACAGCAAGTAGAAACTAAAATGACAGCTAACAAAAGTAAGCGATCGCTTAAGTAA